A region of Vitis vinifera cultivar Pinot Noir 40024 chromosome 15, ASM3070453v1 DNA encodes the following proteins:
- the LOC100855128 gene encoding NAC domain-containing protein 62 — MSVDMINDILKLLPVGCGFRPTDEELVNHYLKLKIQGKDSEVQIIPVVDVCKSEPWELPDLSRIKTADPDWFFFSPVDLKYSNGSHVNRQTEAGFWKPTGQDREVKSGTNKIGTKKSLVFHKGRGRAAVRTNWVIHQYRTDIAGLPANRAYVLCHLMKKTDENTGPDEAVAGSGNGLANNMTLGAGLSHHASDIVSDIGNYQVEEMILDGDPELEGLLHEPTIHPLDYDLFHHTEQGLDLDLSSSSGYNNSCGSMQFQDEDDAEFVDGLFIDPDGYPCGGLSDERSSAVYGSIGRLSARPQSPLKGAYVKGSRSATYTEVLHVKPSLSQEASSRVVSSSKECMQSPMAQQQHSASGSFSINQQRLANSVAQGVAPKSVKLEGNDLNNEILLAKLAKLSGSMTKSEENSVSIKAKDRAEYGSATDLLQSKNPIRESKKDCEVPEKANPKLSSMTRLNEPVGSTQKGSFNSPETTSASHEPSSSPAQLVNFLTGIILFVILIVVMVLDFIAKV; from the exons ATGTCAGTAGATATGATAAACGATATTTTGAAACTTTTACCAGTGGGATGCGGATTTCGTCCCACCGATGAAGAACTGGTTAATCACTATCTGAAGTTGAAGATACAGGGCAAGGATTCCGAGGTACAGATCATCCCTGTGGTTGATGTCTGCAAATCGGAGCCTTGGGAATTACCAG ATCTTTCACGGATAAAAACAGCTGATCCAGACTGGTTCTTCTTCAGTCCCGTTGATCTCAAGTATTCAAATGGCAGTCACGTCAACAGGCAAACAGAGGCTGGCTTCTGGAAACCCACCGGTCAGGATCGTGAAGTCAAGTCTGGGACCAACAAAATTGGTACCAAGAAAAGTTTGGTTTTCCATAAAGGCCGTGGTCGTGCTGCCGTTAGGACCAACTGGGTTATCCACCAGTATCGCACAGACATTGCTGGCCTTCCTGCCAAT AGGGCCTATGTCCTGTGTCACTTAATGAAAAAAACAGATGAGAATACGGGGCCTGATGAGGCTGTTGCCG GTTCTGGAAATGGCCTAGCCAACAACATGACCTTAGGTGCTGGGCTGAGCCACCATGCCAGCGATATTGTTTCTGATATTGGAAATTATCAAGTAGAGGAAATGATTTTAGAC GGGGATCCTGAGCTAGAAGGTTTATTGCATGAACCCACAATTCATCCTCTAGATTATGATTTGTTCCATCACACAGAGCAAGGACTTGATTTGGATCTCTCGTCTTCCAGTGGCTATAACAATAGTTGTGGAAGTATGCAGTTTCAGGATGAGGATGATGCAGAATTCGTTGATGGTCTTTTCATTGATCCGGACGGATACCCTTGTGGAGGATTAAGCGATGAGAGGAGCTCAGCTGTTTATGGTTCTATTGGCAGGCTATCAGCCCGCCCACAGAGCCCATTGAAGGGAGCATATGTTAAGGGATCAAGGAGTGCCACATACACTGAAGTGCTCCATGTTAAG CCTAGTCTATCGCAGGAAGCTTCCAGTCGTGTGGTTTCCAGTTCAAAGGAATGTATGCAGTCACCAATGGCTCAACAGCAGCATTCCGCTTCAGGATCATTCAGCATTAACCAGCAGAGGCTAGCCAACTCTGTAGCACAGGGGGTTGCTCCAAAGAGTGTCAAATTGGAAGGAAATGACTTAAATAATGAGATTCTCCTAGCAAAGTTAGCTAAATTGAGCGGCAGCATGACAAAATCGGAAGAAAATTCAGTCTCCATTAAG GCCAAAGACAGGGCAGAATATGGTTCTGCTACTGATCTGCTCCAAAGCAAAAACCCCATCAGAGAGTCCAAGAAAGACTGCGAAgttcctgaaaaagcaaatCCAAAGCTGAGTTCAATGACAAGATTGAATGAGCCAGTTGGAAGCACTCAAAAGGGTTCCTTCAATTCCCCAGAGACAACTTCTGCAAGCCATGAACCTAGTTCCTCACCGGCTCAACTTGTCAATTTTCTCACAGGCATAATATTGTTTGTGATTCTTATTGTTGTCATGGTGCTAGACTTCATCGCAAAGGTTTGA
- the LOC100262652 gene encoding NAC domain-containing protein 62 isoform X1, which yields MSIGEMIATILETLPVGFRFYPTDEELVDNHLKLKILGMESPVDIIPEVDICKWEPWELPVFSVIKTDDPEWFFFSLLDYKYSNGSRSNRATSAGYWKPTGQDRDIFSGTNKEVIGTKKTLVFYRGRGRGAIRTNWVIHEYRANIAGLPANRAYVLCRLKRKTDENTGSDIPIPDEAVAGALSPEINFNGLLSELPILHETWLMNMEVDNSFTGSGILQNGLANNMTLGAGPSHYASNIASNTRNYQVEDMTLEEDPQIQGLFSETTFIPLDSDFFSDTVQGPHLDLPFSNGFNNVCGRTPFQDDTTEQDDDVNWFLNTLIIDQDEHPFGELASQWSSGVDNGNLRHDSIGKLSAHPQSPLKGVHGKGGGSRDTEVPQVQYSQLLQASSLTSGLSPKECVQSPMDRPTSRLSSINQHRRENKSLLHDESRRFDAPSIERLDNFVAQRVAPKSLKLTGNASNNETLIAKLTKLSCSMTKPEEKSVSIKADDRTEHRSAIDLFQYKTIRESKKDCIVTEKANPKLSSIRNWPVTGNQKGSFNSLETVSASHEPSSSAGLSHTVVGGSYCTHGVRHQCTGFKAFAVR from the exons ATGTCAATAGGAGAGATGATAGCCACGATTTTGGAAACTTTACCAGTGGGATTCAGATTTTATCCCACTGATGAAGAACTGGTTGATAACCATTTGAAGTTGAAGATACTGGGCATGGAGTCCCCAGTAGACATCATCCCTGAGGTTGATATTTGCAAATGGGAGCCGTGGGAATTACCAG TTTTTTCAGTGATAAAAACAGATGATCCAGAGTGGTTCTTCTTCAGTCTTCTTGATTACAAGTATTCAAATGGCAGTCGTTCCAACAGGGCAACAAGTGCTGGCTACTGGAAACCCACCGGTCAGGATCGTGACATCTTCTCTGGCACCAACAAAGAGGTGATTGGTACCAAGAAAACTTTGGTTTTCTATAGAGGCCGTGGTCGTGGTGCCATCAGGACCAACTGGGTTATCCACGAGTATCGTGCAAATATTGCCGGCCTTCCTGCCAAT AGGGCCTATGTTCTGTGTCGCTTAAAGAGAAAAACAGATGAGAATACAGGTTCTGATATTCCAATCCCTGATGAGGCTGTTGCAGGTGCACTTTCTCCAGAAATTAACTTTAATGGTTTGTTATCTGAACTGCCTATCCTTCATGAAACTTGGCTGATGAATATGGAAGTTGACAATTCATTTACAGGTAGTGGGATTCTTCAGAATGGCCTAGCCAACAACATGACCTTAGGTGCTGGGCCGAGCCACTATGCTAGCAATATTGCTTCTAATACTCGAAATTATCAAGTAGAGGATATGACTTTAGAA GAGGATCCTCAGATACAAGGTTTATTTAGTGAAACCACTTTTATTCCACTGGATTCTGATTTTTTCTCTGACACAGTGCAAGGACCTCACTTGGATCTCCCATTTTCCAATGGCTTTAACAATGTCTGTGGAAGGACGCCATTTCAGGATGACACCACTGAACAGGATGACGATGTTAATTGGTTCTTGAATACTCTTATCATCGATCAGGATGAACACCCTTTTGGAGAATTAGCCAGTCAGTGGAGCTCAGGTGTTGATAATGGGAACCTGAGACATGATTCTATTGGCAAGCTATCAGCCCACCCACAGAGCCCATTGAAGGGAGTACATGGTAAGGGTGGTGGATCAAGGGACACTGAAGTGCCCCAAGTTCAG TATAGTCAATTGCTGCAAGCTTCAAGCTTGACTAGTGGGCTCAGTCCAAAGGAATGTGTGCAGTCACCAATGGATCGACCCACTTCACGGTTATCCAGCATTAACCAGCACAGAAGGGAAAACAAGAGTCTTCTTCATGATGAGTCCAGGAGATTTGATGCTCCCTCCATTGAGAGATTAGACAACTTTGTAGCACAGCGGGTTGCTCCAAAGAGTCTCAAATTGACAGGGAATGCCTCAAATAATGAGACACTCATAGCCAAGTTAACCAAATTGAGCTGCAGCATGACAAAACCAGAAGAAAAGTCAGTCTCTATTAAG GCTGACGACAGGACAGAACATCGTTCTGCTATTGATCTGTTTCAATACAAAACCATCAGAGAGTCTAAGAAAGACTGCATAGTTACTGAAAAAGCAAATCCAAAGCTGAGTTCAATAAGGAATTGGCCAGTCACAGGCAATCAAAAGGGTTCCTTCAATTCCCTAGAGACAGTTTCTGCAAGCCATGAACCAAGTTCCTCAGCAGGGCTATCTCATACTGTTGTTGGTGGTTCTTATTGCACTCATGGTGTTAGACATCAATGCACAGGTTTCAAAGCCTTTGCAGTGAGATGA
- the LOC100262652 gene encoding protein NTM1-like 9 isoform X3, with amino-acid sequence MSIGEMIATILETLPVGFRFYPTDEELVDNHLKLKILGMESPVDIIPEVDICKWEPWELPVFSVIKTDDPEWFFFSLLDYKYSNGSRSNRATSAGYWKPTGQDRDIFSGTNKEVIGTKKTLVFYRGRGRGAIRTNWVIHEYRANIAGLPANRAYVLCRLKRKTDENTGSDIPIPDEAVAGSGILQNGLANNMTLGAGPSHYASNIASNTRNYQVEDMTLEEDPQIQGLFSETTFIPLDSDFFSDTVQGPHLDLPFSNGFNNVCGRTPFQDDTTEQDDDVNWFLNTLIIDQDEHPFGELASQWSSGVDNGNLRHDSIGKLSAHPQSPLKGVHGKGGGSRDTEVPQVQYSQLLQASSLTSGLSPKECVQSPMDRPTSRLSSINQHRRENKSLLHDESRRFDAPSIERLDNFVAQRVAPKSLKLTGNASNNETLIAKLTKLSCSMTKPEEKSVSIKADDRTEHRSAIDLFQYKTIRESKKDCIVTEKANPKLSSIRNWPVTGNQKGSFNSLETVSASHEPSSSAGLSHTVVGGSYCTHGVRHQCTGFKAFAVR; translated from the exons ATGTCAATAGGAGAGATGATAGCCACGATTTTGGAAACTTTACCAGTGGGATTCAGATTTTATCCCACTGATGAAGAACTGGTTGATAACCATTTGAAGTTGAAGATACTGGGCATGGAGTCCCCAGTAGACATCATCCCTGAGGTTGATATTTGCAAATGGGAGCCGTGGGAATTACCAG TTTTTTCAGTGATAAAAACAGATGATCCAGAGTGGTTCTTCTTCAGTCTTCTTGATTACAAGTATTCAAATGGCAGTCGTTCCAACAGGGCAACAAGTGCTGGCTACTGGAAACCCACCGGTCAGGATCGTGACATCTTCTCTGGCACCAACAAAGAGGTGATTGGTACCAAGAAAACTTTGGTTTTCTATAGAGGCCGTGGTCGTGGTGCCATCAGGACCAACTGGGTTATCCACGAGTATCGTGCAAATATTGCCGGCCTTCCTGCCAAT AGGGCCTATGTTCTGTGTCGCTTAAAGAGAAAAACAGATGAGAATACAGGTTCTGATATTCCAATCCCTGATGAGGCTGTTGCAG GTAGTGGGATTCTTCAGAATGGCCTAGCCAACAACATGACCTTAGGTGCTGGGCCGAGCCACTATGCTAGCAATATTGCTTCTAATACTCGAAATTATCAAGTAGAGGATATGACTTTAGAA GAGGATCCTCAGATACAAGGTTTATTTAGTGAAACCACTTTTATTCCACTGGATTCTGATTTTTTCTCTGACACAGTGCAAGGACCTCACTTGGATCTCCCATTTTCCAATGGCTTTAACAATGTCTGTGGAAGGACGCCATTTCAGGATGACACCACTGAACAGGATGACGATGTTAATTGGTTCTTGAATACTCTTATCATCGATCAGGATGAACACCCTTTTGGAGAATTAGCCAGTCAGTGGAGCTCAGGTGTTGATAATGGGAACCTGAGACATGATTCTATTGGCAAGCTATCAGCCCACCCACAGAGCCCATTGAAGGGAGTACATGGTAAGGGTGGTGGATCAAGGGACACTGAAGTGCCCCAAGTTCAG TATAGTCAATTGCTGCAAGCTTCAAGCTTGACTAGTGGGCTCAGTCCAAAGGAATGTGTGCAGTCACCAATGGATCGACCCACTTCACGGTTATCCAGCATTAACCAGCACAGAAGGGAAAACAAGAGTCTTCTTCATGATGAGTCCAGGAGATTTGATGCTCCCTCCATTGAGAGATTAGACAACTTTGTAGCACAGCGGGTTGCTCCAAAGAGTCTCAAATTGACAGGGAATGCCTCAAATAATGAGACACTCATAGCCAAGTTAACCAAATTGAGCTGCAGCATGACAAAACCAGAAGAAAAGTCAGTCTCTATTAAG GCTGACGACAGGACAGAACATCGTTCTGCTATTGATCTGTTTCAATACAAAACCATCAGAGAGTCTAAGAAAGACTGCATAGTTACTGAAAAAGCAAATCCAAAGCTGAGTTCAATAAGGAATTGGCCAGTCACAGGCAATCAAAAGGGTTCCTTCAATTCCCTAGAGACAGTTTCTGCAAGCCATGAACCAAGTTCCTCAGCAGGGCTATCTCATACTGTTGTTGGTGGTTCTTATTGCACTCATGGTGTTAGACATCAATGCACAGGTTTCAAAGCCTTTGCAGTGAGATGA
- the LOC100262652 gene encoding NAC domain-containing protein 62 isoform X2 codes for MSIGEMIATILETLPVGFRFYPTDEELVDNHLKLKILGMESPVDIIPEVDICKWEPWELPVFSVIKTDDPEWFFFSLLDYKYSNGSRSNRATSAGYWKPTGQDRDIFSGTNKEVIGTKKTLVFYRGRGRGAIRTNWVIHEYRANIAGLPANRAYVLCRLKRKTDENTGSDIPIPDEAVAGALSPEINFNGSGILQNGLANNMTLGAGPSHYASNIASNTRNYQVEDMTLEEDPQIQGLFSETTFIPLDSDFFSDTVQGPHLDLPFSNGFNNVCGRTPFQDDTTEQDDDVNWFLNTLIIDQDEHPFGELASQWSSGVDNGNLRHDSIGKLSAHPQSPLKGVHGKGGGSRDTEVPQVQYSQLLQASSLTSGLSPKECVQSPMDRPTSRLSSINQHRRENKSLLHDESRRFDAPSIERLDNFVAQRVAPKSLKLTGNASNNETLIAKLTKLSCSMTKPEEKSVSIKADDRTEHRSAIDLFQYKTIRESKKDCIVTEKANPKLSSIRNWPVTGNQKGSFNSLETVSASHEPSSSAGLSHTVVGGSYCTHGVRHQCTGFKAFAVR; via the exons ATGTCAATAGGAGAGATGATAGCCACGATTTTGGAAACTTTACCAGTGGGATTCAGATTTTATCCCACTGATGAAGAACTGGTTGATAACCATTTGAAGTTGAAGATACTGGGCATGGAGTCCCCAGTAGACATCATCCCTGAGGTTGATATTTGCAAATGGGAGCCGTGGGAATTACCAG TTTTTTCAGTGATAAAAACAGATGATCCAGAGTGGTTCTTCTTCAGTCTTCTTGATTACAAGTATTCAAATGGCAGTCGTTCCAACAGGGCAACAAGTGCTGGCTACTGGAAACCCACCGGTCAGGATCGTGACATCTTCTCTGGCACCAACAAAGAGGTGATTGGTACCAAGAAAACTTTGGTTTTCTATAGAGGCCGTGGTCGTGGTGCCATCAGGACCAACTGGGTTATCCACGAGTATCGTGCAAATATTGCCGGCCTTCCTGCCAAT AGGGCCTATGTTCTGTGTCGCTTAAAGAGAAAAACAGATGAGAATACAGGTTCTGATATTCCAATCCCTGATGAGGCTGTTGCAGGTGCACTTTCTCCAGAAATTAACTTTAATG GTAGTGGGATTCTTCAGAATGGCCTAGCCAACAACATGACCTTAGGTGCTGGGCCGAGCCACTATGCTAGCAATATTGCTTCTAATACTCGAAATTATCAAGTAGAGGATATGACTTTAGAA GAGGATCCTCAGATACAAGGTTTATTTAGTGAAACCACTTTTATTCCACTGGATTCTGATTTTTTCTCTGACACAGTGCAAGGACCTCACTTGGATCTCCCATTTTCCAATGGCTTTAACAATGTCTGTGGAAGGACGCCATTTCAGGATGACACCACTGAACAGGATGACGATGTTAATTGGTTCTTGAATACTCTTATCATCGATCAGGATGAACACCCTTTTGGAGAATTAGCCAGTCAGTGGAGCTCAGGTGTTGATAATGGGAACCTGAGACATGATTCTATTGGCAAGCTATCAGCCCACCCACAGAGCCCATTGAAGGGAGTACATGGTAAGGGTGGTGGATCAAGGGACACTGAAGTGCCCCAAGTTCAG TATAGTCAATTGCTGCAAGCTTCAAGCTTGACTAGTGGGCTCAGTCCAAAGGAATGTGTGCAGTCACCAATGGATCGACCCACTTCACGGTTATCCAGCATTAACCAGCACAGAAGGGAAAACAAGAGTCTTCTTCATGATGAGTCCAGGAGATTTGATGCTCCCTCCATTGAGAGATTAGACAACTTTGTAGCACAGCGGGTTGCTCCAAAGAGTCTCAAATTGACAGGGAATGCCTCAAATAATGAGACACTCATAGCCAAGTTAACCAAATTGAGCTGCAGCATGACAAAACCAGAAGAAAAGTCAGTCTCTATTAAG GCTGACGACAGGACAGAACATCGTTCTGCTATTGATCTGTTTCAATACAAAACCATCAGAGAGTCTAAGAAAGACTGCATAGTTACTGAAAAAGCAAATCCAAAGCTGAGTTCAATAAGGAATTGGCCAGTCACAGGCAATCAAAAGGGTTCCTTCAATTCCCTAGAGACAGTTTCTGCAAGCCATGAACCAAGTTCCTCAGCAGGGCTATCTCATACTGTTGTTGGTGGTTCTTATTGCACTCATGGTGTTAGACATCAATGCACAGGTTTCAAAGCCTTTGCAGTGAGATGA
- the LOC104881856 gene encoding protein NTM1-like 9, with amino-acid sequence MSVGETIGAILETLPVGFRFHPTDEELVDRHLKPKILGMDSQVEIIPEVDICKWEPWELPGFSVLQTDDLEWFFFSPLHKKYQNGSQFKRATKAGYWKPTGLGRDILSRTNKEVIGTRKTLNFYEGRGRAAVLTNWVIYQYQYHRSDIASLPSKRAYVLCRLKRKKDKKTGSYIPTPDEAVAGTGIHLNGPANNMTLDAGPSHHFSDIASDIRNYQVEEMTSDEDPQLPGLLNDIPFTPLDSDWFSDTEQGLDLDLPSPSGFNNSYGNMQFEDGVDTEFADSLIVDPDEYHCEGLTGQRISAVDSWNLNHGFVGRLSARPQSPLKGVYGKGPGSSSNTNTQVLQGFCLQAKDRAEYGSVIDLLQNKNPIREFKKDSEVTEKANPNLSSIWNESVGMNQKGSFSSPETASASHEPSSTPGYPVNLLAGILLLVLDINANI; translated from the exons ATGTCAGTAGGAGAGACCATAGGTGCGATTTTGGAAACTTTACCAGTGGGATTCAGATTTCATCCCACCGATGAAGAACTGGTTGATCGCCATTTGAAGCCAAAGATACTGGGCATGGATTCCCAAGTAGAAATCATCCCTGAGGTTGATATCTGCAAATGGGAGCCGTGGGAATTACCAG GTTTTTCAGTGTTGCAAACAGATGATCTAGAGTGgttctttttctctcctcttCATAAGAAGTACCAAAATGGCAGTCAATTCAAAAGGGCAACAAAGGCTGGCTACTGGAAACCCACCGGTTTGGGTCGTGACATCTTGTCTCGGACCAACAAAGAGGTGATTGGTACCAGGAAAACTCTGAATTTCTACGAAGGCCGTGGTCGTGCTGCTGTGTTGACCAATTGGGTTATCTACCAGTATCAGTATCATCGCTCAGATATTGCCTCCCTTCCTTCCAAG AGGGCCTATGTTCTGTGTCgcttaaagagaaaaaaagataagaagACAGGGTCCTATATACCAACCCCTGATGAAGCTGTTGCAG GTACTGGGATTCATCTGAATGGCCCGGCCAACAACATGACCTTAGATGCAGGGCCGAGCCACCATTTTAGCGATATTGCTTCTGATATTCGAAATTATCAAGTAGAGGAAATGACTTCAGAT GAGGATCCTCAGCTACCAGGTTTATTAAATGACATCCCATTTACTCCACTGGATTCTGATTGGTTCTCTGACACAGAGCAAGGACTTGACTTGGATCTCCCATCTCCCAGTGGCTTTAACAATAGCTATGGAAATATGCAGTTTGAGGATGGGGTTGATACAGAATTTGCAGATAGTCTTATTGTTGATCCAGATGAATACCATTGTGAAGGATTAACTGGTCAGAGGATCTCAGCTGTTGACAGTTGGAACCTAAACCATGGTTTTGTTGGCAGGCTATCAGCCCGCCCACAGAGCCCATTGAAGGGAGTGTATGGTAAGGGTCCTGGATCAAGCAGTAACACAAACACTCAAGTGCTCCAAGGTTTCTGTTTGCAGGCCAAAGACAGGGCAGAATATGGTTCTGTTATTGATCTGCTCCAAAACAAAAACCCCATCAGAGAGTTCAAAAAAGACAGCGAAGTTACTGAAAAAGCAAATCCAAATCTGAGTTCAATATGGAATGAGTCAGTCGGAATGAATCAAAAGGGTTCCTTCAGTTCCCCAGAGACAGCTTCTGCAAGCCATGAGCCAAGTTCCACACCAGGTTACCCTGTCAATTTACTTGCAGGCATACTATTGTTGGTGCTGGACATCAATGCAAACATTTAA